One window from the genome of Salvia miltiorrhiza cultivar Shanhuang (shh) chromosome 7, IMPLAD_Smil_shh, whole genome shotgun sequence encodes:
- the LOC130995997 gene encoding uncharacterized protein LOC130995997 produces MKKGIHPQMQWISYVTQSGRLMTVMMTKIHETGKVYHLRAKRQMAQNLGQIAKFKRKYGEKEEEPQMEGEPQKK; encoded by the coding sequence ATGAAAAAAGGGATTCACCCTCAAATGCAATGGATATCGTACGTGACCCAAAGTGGTCGTCTGATGACTGTGATGATGACCAAGATTCATGAGACTGGTAAAGTTTATCATTTGCGAGCAAAGCGGCAGATGGCTCAGAACTTAGGGCAGATCGCTAAGTTCAAGCGTAAATATGGGGAAAAGGAAGAGGAACCTCAAATGGAAGGGGAACCTCAAAAGAAATGA